The Caldivirga sp. genomic interval TGTGCAGTGGGCTAGTATTAACTTACCCTCACCAATGTTGACAGTTGGGTCATAGAAGGCTACTGGCCTATTGGCAATCCACCTCATTAAGTAGTGCGTAATCATTGCGGTTGGGTCGGCCTCACATGTGGCTACTAGGCCACTATCATTCATGATGCTGAAGGCCATGCATGGTGTAGCCTTAACCTTACCAAGCGTATTGGCGCTTAGGCAATTAACAGTAACCCAGTCACTCCCAGCCTCATTTAAGTAATCCCTCAGGGTTAGGTAATAGACCCCTGCCCTAATCCTCCTATCCTCATCTGGTTCAGGTAACTCATACTTAACCCTAATGTTAGCCTCAGCTTGACCCTTATCAACGTAATCATTAGCAATACCCTTAGCCTCATCAATGTACTTAGGGTTCTTTAACCTATTTTCAAAATCCTCAGCGAACCTGGAGTAGGTAATGTGCCTAACCCTGAAGCCGAATAAGCCAACACCCTTAGCTAAGGTCACCCACCCACCGAAGTCGTAGTTGGGTTCACCAACCATAACCACCGTCGTATTCTTAAGCTTCTCCAATGCGTAAACAACCCTCATAACTGACTTAACTAAGCCTAAGTCACCCTCAGCCAAGACAACTCTCCTAGCTAATTCAGGGGATTGAGATGCCAAATACTTATGTAGTGGTGGTGCGAATAGTGTTCCAGCATATATGTGTTCACTAAACCTATCAAAGACTACAACATAGTCTACAACTGAGAGTAGGGCAGCTAAGACACTCCTCTCAGGATACTGGTAGAGGGCAACTGGGGCTATGGGCAGTAGAACAGACAGGTGGACACCCTTCAACTCGCCTGCATGGTTCATGAAGTCGTCAATACTTGAAACCTCTAAAACAGGCTGTAGGCTTATTGAATAACCCTCCTTAGACAAATCACCAACAATACCACTAAGATCCTTCACAATAGCCGCTAACTCACCCTCATAATCACTCATACTCCTAACAAAACCCCAGTAACCAACCTCACTAGGCCTCTCACCAAGGAATACGGTACTAGGCTTAAGAACAATAGGCCTAACCCTAAGAGCGAAAGACATGATTATTCAGTAGCTTGTTATGCTTTAAAATTTTCATACCATTACCTAGTTAAGATACGTTTACTTACCTAGATTCTGCATGAGTATAATACCCATGAGACCTTCCTCAAACATGTTAGATAACTAACGCTTAGTGGGTACTTATAAGGGTACTGGGTAAACCATCACTTATGGTTAGTATACCTGTGGTTTTCCTAGGGTCTTTTGAGCCTGAGTTTCTTAGTAAGGATGATGCTTTAAAAGTTCTTAAGGGTACTTACCCTAGTGTTGAGTTTAAGCCATATGACGTCAATAACACTAATGATGCCTTAACCCTACTTAAGTCTGAGACTGATGCCTCAGGTTTCCTCGTGTTTAACGTTAGGGTTGTTTCTCAGGGTGTTGTTAGGGCTATTCTAAAGAGTGGTAAGCCTATACTGTATATTGCTAGGACTATGGAGGGTTCACCCAATTACCTCATGGATGTTGCCGACTCCATTAGGGAGGGTTACCCAATCCTCAGTATTGCTACTGATGATGTTTTAAGTAGGAGTGTTATTGATAAGGTTAAGTACCTTATCGCCCTTAGTAAGATTAGGGGGAGTAGGGTTCTTTTAGTTACTGGCAGGAATCTCATAAATTACATGAATTGGGCATTCCCAAACGCCACTGAGGTTTCTAGGGCTGTTGCTGAGCTTCAGAGGAGGGTTGGTTTAACGTTCATATTCATGGATCTTAAGGAGTTCATTGATAAGTACTACAGTAGGATTAATGATAATGATGCTGAGGATTGGGCTGAAAAGTGGATTAAGTCCGCGTCCCAATTCCTCGACCCATCCCGCGCTGACGTTGTTAAGGCTGCTAGGCTTTACTTAGCCATGAAGGCTGCATTAAGGGACACTGGGGCTAACGTGATGGCGTTCGACTGCATTATGAATGTTAGCACAGGCTTAATTGATGCTTGGCCATGCTTAGGCTACATGCAGCTTTGGTATGAGGACATTATACCTGTTTGTGAAGCCGACGTATACTCAATATTACCTCTACTGATTGGCAAGTACCTCTTCAATAGGCCTGGCTTCGTTAATGACCCAGGTATCGATATGGTTAACAATAGGTTCGTTTACTGGCACTGTTACGCGCCAACTAATCCGCATGGTTCAAGTAAGCCTGAGGTCCCCTACATTATAACTGATGCCCACGGTGGTGGTAAGCATGCGTCGGTGCATGTTAAGTTACCAACCAATGAGCCTGTAACCGTAATGGGCTTTAACCCCATTACGGGTATTTTAAGCATTCACGTTGCTAAGGCTGTGGATAATATTTACTGGAAGCAGCTATGCGCCACTAAGCTAGTTGCCTCCGGTGATGCCAACAGTGTTGCTGAGAGGTGGGTTATTGATAATGGCTACCATAGGGTATTAATCTACGGTGACTTCAGGATGGAGGTTAAGGAATTCGCTAAGTTACTGGGGGTTAAGGTAATTGAGGAGGATAAGGTTGCCTAGTTTTTAACCTGCATTGTGACTATTGGTTACTTAGCATTATTACTCATCATGCCCCTGTGAATGTATTCTCCAACTTACAATAACTCATTAACCTACAATGGCGCAATCTAATCAATCGTTAACGGTAAAGTTCATAAACCCCATGAACAATAACATATTACTGCATTAGCATGCTTAACGGTTAAAAGCCTTCATAAATCTGCTGGTTACCCTGGGTTTCAGAGGTTTCCCTCACTCATGCCTAAGCTTCATCAGCGAATACGTGCTCAAGTATTTTACGTACAGCCCCCCTAATGTATTCATCAATAGTCGCCTTAGATAAGCCTAACTCCTTAGCTAAGTCATCTAGTTTAATCATCCTGGGCACTTCGAAGTAACCCTTACTGTAGGCTATCTTAGTTATCTTAAATTCACTGGGTGTTAGTAGTAGTGCTGCATTCCTTAAGGCATTGGCCATTATGTTATCCATATTCGCATTCTCCAACCTATACTTCTTAATAACCCCCCTCTTACCTACCATTGTTAGGAATGATTTAGCAGACTCATCATTAGGGAACATGAAGCCCCAGTGTTCAATACCGTTCTCGTAAATTGCCTTAACCTCAATGCCGCCTAGGACATGGGCCATGTACCTTGTACTATCCCCTGCATCACCCTTAAGTGTAACTAGAAGTTGCTTCGGGTAACCATCATTAAGAGGCTTAAGGGAGGCAATACCCTTAATGTTCCTATGCCTACTAAGTACCTTCAGTATGTGCCTAAGGTCATGCTTACCCCAAACCTTAAGCACTGCAAATTCAAGAATGGAGTCTCTTGAAGTATCAACGTACGCGTTAAGCACGTGGAATATGAAGTTATCGTCTGCAGTACTTATAGTCCAATCAGTGGTGTGAACATAATCAAAGCTAAGGTATGAGAAACTACTAAGTGTACTCACACTATGTAAACTTATCTACCTGTATTAAAATTTTTCTCCATTAAGGGAAATTAAAGTATCGTTTTTACTAAAGTATAATAATTAGTACTTAAATTAGACTCATCAATTAGTTAATTAATTCCACATTAGACTTATTGAATACTAAACCATAGGCCTACTTGTTTCCCTCTCATGAACTTTAAGAACCATAATTTAAACACTATGAAAATCAACACATTATTAATTAATAATTATTTTTCGGAGTAATGCAGTATTGATTATTTTAAATTCCTAAGGTATTTTATAGGCCTTATCCCTTTCATCGTAAATAAATACTATTGGCGCATTGAAGCCTGGCACTATAAATGCCTTGATCAATTCCCCTTCCACTTCATGCGTACCCAACTCTACTGCATCTTTGTGGTTTACGTTATCATTTATTGCTCTTTCACTCATTTTCATTACCTTCCCCACACTTACTATTGATCTTATACTCATTTCACTCACCTGAGTACTCCTTGGGGGTAAGGCTTTATATATCTTTCGTAGCAATGATTAAAACCAATAAATAAAATCATCAAATATAAATAAACTATATAGATCCATTAAACATTGGCGCAATCGCATTATTCCGGCGGTATTTCAGTGTATGCCATTGATATATCTATCCCGTACCGTTTCATGTTAACATACCTTGATGTAGCGTATAATGCAATGCCGAGGAGTATTGCAGCAGCTACTACGCCATAGGCCAACCAGTTACCACCCCAAATACTTGGGTACATTATGAACTCATACGTTAAGTACGTCATCACAACAATTGTTAATGAACCAGCAATCATTAATGTAACCCTAGCCGCATTACTAATACCTATTGTATTCCTCACACCCACTACCACAGCGGCGGCACCAACAGCCATAAAGTACAATAATGCACCCACAGTGGCACCGTATAGTGCTGTGAATGTGCCATAGAATAAGCCAACAGCCACTATTAAGGCTGATGAAACACCCAGATCAAATAAGTGCGCGTAAACTGGTGAACCAAACCTTGGGCTTAGGTAGGTGAAGAAGCTTGGCCAAACTCTATCGAAGGCAAGCGCAAACCAGTACCTAACAGCTACTATTGCACCATAGGCAAGTAAGGAGAGGTACCAGGTAACTGACGCAATACCTATTAACCAACTTAACACTGCATTGTGAGCGGAGACCATTGCGATGGTCCAAAAGTTAACATTACCATTAACTAAACCGTTAATGTTAGGGTTAGATAATGCGGCGGTTACGAAATTAAACCCAAGTGAATAATACATTGCCTCAAAGCCTAGGGTTAACGTTAGCAGTGCGAATAGGAAAGCCACCGGCATATTCAAATACAATGCGCTCTTACCCTTAATCTCTGCCGAAATTGCGGGTCCAGCGTTTAACCATGGGTAAACGTAAATTGCGAAGAAGGGCAGTAGCATTAGTATATTACTCATGGAGAATTCAGGCCCTGCGTAACTGAGGGATACTTTAGAGTACGTGTAGCCTGGTGGAAGCAGTGAAGATATCGCATTAACTATCTGGGACTTGGGGGTTATGAAGAGGATAACTATGGCAACTAGTAACCCCATTAATGATGCTGTCGTTAGCGCTGTCATTAACCTAATTCCATGCCTAGTACCCAGTATATTAACTAGGACTATTAGGGCGAAGAAGGCTACTGCGGTAATTATCTCCTCGGTTAATTGCATAGTGGTGTTAACACCAAGTATGGGCAGTATTGACTTAAGTTGAAAAACTGCTGCAAAGGATATTAATGCATAGTAGGCTAGATCCTGAACCACGAAACCTAGCACTAAGCCATTGGTTAACCAAGCCAGTTTAGGACCTAAGGCTCTACCAAGCCAAACGTAATCACCACCAACCCTTGGTATATACTTGATTAACGTTGAATACACTACTACCTGAGGCAGTGCAAAGATGGCTGCGATTAATGATGCGTAAACTAGGTTAACACCTAGTACCGTTGGTAGGGCTGCTAGAGTGAAGCCTATTGTGGCTAATGCTGTTCCTATTGACATGTTTGCAACGTTTATTGATACTGCATCCCAGAATCCAGCCTCCTTAACTAGGCCTGTGGATTCCCTAACGAATAACGAAGAATTACTCACCATCATTAAGGTAAGTAATTAAACACTTTTAAACTTTGCGTTCATAATTAATGTTATTAATTTAATTAATTATCTTAAAACTGCAATTAACGTAAACTCAACACAGGATTAACTACGCGGGATTCATTAACATCAACCACACCCTTTGGTGTTACTCTAATTTCAGGTATTACAATGACTGGTATTAGTGATATGTGGAAGAGGGCCATTCTTGGTTCAGTAACACCCCCAGCATTGAGGAAGCCCTCAATACACTTAACTTCCTCGTAAACCTTCTCATAGGGCTCACTACTCATTAAGCCGCCAAGCCTAAGGGAAACCTTACACTTAACTTCCCCATTACGTACCACAACAATACCACCCCTCAAGTCCTCAAGTTCCCTTAATGCGATCAACATGTCATTGAGGTTTACACCCAGTACCAATACATTATGCGTATCACGTCCTATTGTTTGAGCTATAGCCCCAGTCTTGAGGCCTAAGCCGTGTATAAAACCCTTACCAACACCTCTCCCACGGTACCTATCAATTACCGTGACGTAGGACACGTCATTACTTGGGTCAGGGGTGATTAATCCATTAACTACAGGAACCTTCACCGTGGTCTTCCTGGTAACAGTCATTCCATATTGAATCCCCGCAGCCAATACTGATGCGCTTTCCCAATTTTCACCCACCCTTATGGCCAAATCACTTTGATTGCGTATTTGAGGAATATTGAATGGAGGTTCCATTAACGTTAAGTCACTTAATATCTTGTAGTTATTAAGTAGCATTTGGCCATTATGATAAATCACTTCCCCATCAACCACCACTGTATTGACGTTAACCTTCTCATAATTGTCTAATAGTACTAGATCACTAACCCTACCTGGTGCTACTACACCAATTAGGTTATCTAACTTTAAGTATGTTGCTGGATTTATGGTAACCATTCTAAGCGCGTTAATTGGATCAACCCCATGCTCTATAATGCGTTTAACAACGTAATCCATGTAACCTTTCTCAACAAGATCAGTGACTGAAATATCATCAGTTACTAGGATTAGTCTACTAATGCCATTACTACTCCTGCCTAATTCTGGTACAATAACCTCAGCATCCCTCCACGCGGTACCTAGCCTAGGCATCACCCACATACCCCTAAGCAGTTTATCTAAGGCGCTACTTACGTTAATTGACTCATGGCATGATGATGGTGAAGCCACTGCGTATGCGTTTAAAGCATCTTCCTCATCACTGGGTAAGTGACCGTAAATCATCATACCGTGCTCTAACGCTAACTTAATCTTGGCTAATGAATCCCCATCCCCATTAACCACTGATGAGTAATCCATGAACTCACCAAAACTATGAAATAACCCAGTGTTGATTAATTGCCTCAAGTCCTCAATCTTAAGTACTGCTCCTGGATTATCAACATTAAGGCTAGTTGGTGGAACACAGGGTGGAATCTGCATGAGTACCTTCAATGGCAAGTTAACCGCATTCTTAGCGAAGGCAATGAGGTAATTCACACCTCCTACGTTAGCTATATCATGGGGATCAGCAACAATAAGTGTAGTACCATGCCTTAAAGCCAGTTTAGCGAACTCAACTGGTGCCAGGAAGCTTGACTCTATGTGAACATGCGCATCGATGAATCCTGGAACAGCATACATATCATGCCCATTAATAATCCTTGTATCTAAACCCACGTATGCCTCATCCCTACTGGACTTAACTAAAGCAACTATGAACTTAGAGTACACTATAATTGACATACCTTCCACTACACGTCCACCAGCAACATCAATTATGTTAACATTGCGGATAATTAGGCTAGGTTTCCTTAATCCCCTCGATGTCTCTATTAGTTCGCGCATTAACCCAATGTACTCCATAATGATACTTTTCGGGAATACTGAGACCACACTGGCCTTTTCATCTACCATTAATTTAAATAATTGAGTAAATTTATAAAAATTCCCATTATAATAAATATATTATTTAATGAAATAATTTAATAACTTACCATTTAAGGTCTTTCCTAGCCGTTGAAGTCTCATCTACTTGGAAATGACCTCAAGGCTTATGTCAACTGGCTTAGCCTTCATGGTTATGTAGCTTGTACTGATTACGTCTGGATTAGCCTTAGCGTATTCATTAATGTTATCTGGGGTGATTCCCCCAGAGACCTCTATAATGGCTTTTTCACGAAGACCCAGCGCTTCAAGTACCCCTATTATCTGCTTAAGTTGAGCTGGTGTAACGTTATCCACAAGTACTGCATCCGCCCCTGCCTTAATAGCCTTAACAGCATCCTCAGCATTACTCACCTCAACCTCAATCTTATGCATGAAGGTTACCTTACCCTTAGCCATCTTGACCGCCTCCTCAACATTGCCAATTATAGCGATGTGATTATCCTTGATTAGCACTGCATCACTTAATGATAACCTATGAGTATCAGCACCACCCACGGCCACTGCCTTCTTAATCAATGGCCTTAAGCATGGTATTGTTTTCCTAGTTGCAGCAACCTTAACCCTAGGGTTAACTCTATGCACCATTTCAACAATCTCCCTAGTAGTCTTAACTACGCCAAGTAGTATGCTTAATACGTTAAGTAGGCTTCTTTCAATCATTAAGATTACCCTAGCATTACCGGAAAGTACCATCAATGATTCACCCGGGTTAAAATACTCACCATCATGCTTCAGGGCATTTGCATTAAGCCCAAGTACCTTTAATGCCTCAGCAAGGTCAAGAATACAGCATGCATAGCCGCTCTCCTTAGCCATTAAAACAGCCTTAACCTCCACATCACCTATAATAGCCTCAGTGGTGACGTCACCCAATGGTGCATCCTCCTTAACTAAGTTTAGAAGTAGTTGAGCTAATTCCTGGGGCATCACCTAGAGGTCACCTTAAGTAACATTAATGATGAGGCCGCTGAGACTAGGGATATTGAAACCATTAATGCTGACACAGCATACCAAGCTGAGTAGCCTAAGGTACTTATGAGTACAGGCAGGGCTAATCCTGATGCTAACCCAGTCAGTAAGCCGCCTAGCTGGTAAGCTAACCCTGAACCAGAGTACCTATACATTGTCGGGAACAATAGGGTGAATAACCTTGGTAATGAACCAAAGCCCATGTACTCAGAGACCATATACGCCTCAAAGGCAATAAGTATTACTACTGGGTTGCCTGTTGCCAATAGCGGGTAGAATAGTATACTCATTACTCCCGTTGAAATTGATCCAATTACTAGAATTAATAGTGGATTACGCTTATCTGATAATGAACCACTAATGAGCGTTGATGCAACACCACCCGTTAATAATGATACCGCGTAAGCCAGTAACATGAATGAGTTAGCCTGCATACCCATTAATGTGCTTAACCCTAATACCCTAGTTACGTATGTAATTGAGTAAGGTAGCACGGCGACAACAGTTACCGCGGTTATGTAGAACCAGGCGAAGGCAAGCAGCAGTACTTTAACCCAATCCCTCTTGAATACTTCAATGGCAGGGTACCTCAATACCCCACCCTTCTTAACTAGGTCCATGAACAGTGGTGATTCAATTAACCTATGCCTAATCACAGCAGCTACTAGTATTACTGCGGCGCCAATTAAGAACAGTATCCTCCATCCCCATGAGTAGAAGTATTGATGAGGCATTAGTAGTGATGAGAGCGAGAATGCTAGTGATGAGAGGGCAATGCCTATTGTTGCAAAAGCCTGAAACACACCACCCCAGAATCCGAGATTACTGTAGCCATTGGCTAGAATTACCTCGCTAACCCAAGTGGCGCCACCACCCCACTCACCACCAAACCCTATGCCGAGTATTAGCCTAGATATCAGTAGGAGAACTATTGAATATGCACCTATTTGGCTATACGTTGGAGTTAACCCCATTATGATCATTGATGCAAAGGCTAATATTAGTGTTAAAACCAAGGTAAACCGTCTACCCACCTTATCACCAATGTGCCCAAATATGAAGGCACCAAGGGGTCTAGTAATGTAGGCAACGGCGTAGGTAACCATTGCAAGGGATAAGGCTATGCCCGGTATTTTGAAGGCTGGTTCAAAATATAAGCTCAACCATACTGTGCCGGCTGCGTTAGCGGCTAGTAGAAAGTCATAGTAGTCAAACATTGTGCCTAATCCAGCGGCTAATACCGTAGATTTAACAATCCTTGAGGCTTCATTCAACTTCATACCAATGGCTGCCTACACTAATACTCCTTTAGCTTAATCATGCAGTTTTCATGCTTAAACCATTAATTCACAATGAGCAAGGGTGCAGAGTAAGCAGCCTAAATCATTAATAGTACGCGGTGCCTAGATTCATTATGGAAAATTAAATGACTTGACAATAAAGATTGACAAGCCTTGCCCCTTCTAGGGGTGGGGTAAAGGTTTTAAGCCATGGCTGGTGAGTGGCTTTGGGTGTGGGGATGCCCCGCATGGGGCTTTGGTGTGTCTATGTGTCCCCATGCCCTTGCCGCATATCCCCGAGTCCCAAGGATCTGGGAGTGGGGGCAACTCCCAGTGAGGGATAGGGATAATGGGCCTAAGGCCAGGCCCGTGGTCTACCGCTGGACGAGCAGAGCGAGGTGAACCCGCAATGAAGCAATGAGGATGAAGGCGGTAAACCACAAACCAATGAACCGCCTTGAAGGGTGGGGTTCCCTTCAAGGTGGGGATGAGGTCAGCTTAGGGCGAGAAGGAGAGATGAGAATGAGGCAATGAGGATCTACGAGGAGCTTAAGAGGGTAGGCTATGACCCAACAAGGCGTGTTGCGGGTAAAAGGCACGAAGTTACAATAACACACGAACATAATGGATAGCCCACTCAAGCCGATAGTCCGCAAGAAGCTGAGTGAGTGGCTTGAAGACGAAAAGAACGAAAGGAGGAGGGAGAGGATAGCCAAGGCAATGCAGGACCTAAAGTGCTTTGACTATGCCTAACCCACCCAAACCCACGGGCCAGAAAAATCCTTCCTTTTTCCTTCCCCCTTAATCAAAATCAAATTTTGAGGTAGTGGGTAAGTTTAAGTACGTGGTTCCAGCCCATGGCGGTATATCGAGACCTCCTGAGACTGTTAACGTTATTAACGAGAATATAAACGCAATAAATAGGTTGAGATATTTTGTGCTTAATAACATTAATGATTCCATGATGCTTGAGGAGTTGATTATGAAAATCTTCTCATCACTTGGCATAAGCATTGATTCACCACATAATTACCTATTGAATCACTCGGCCCTTCTATTATACGTTACCTGGCTCTCCGATGATGGTCTATTCCTTGAGATTAGGTTAATGAGGATTCCAGTTCCTTAATTGCACTTGGTAGTTTTCTTAAGTCATCAATAACCTTATCTGCATTCAATTCCTTAATCCACTTATTCAATACACCTATGCTCAATAACCCCATGCTCCTACATATGTCAATGTCCCTTGGGTGATCAGTAACGTAAACCGCACCCTCGACGCTACCATTATTGTAAATGTTCAGTATTCGTTTAAGTAAATCACCCTTACCGTAATTAGGCCCAAGGTCACCGAGGGCCATGTAACCGTCAACCAAGTTTAATATACCGTACTTATTCAACTCTGGGGCTAGTAAATCACCCTCAACCTCCCTTCCAGTTGCTATTACAATTAACCTACCTTCCCCCTTAAGGTGCCTTAAAGCCTCCAAAGCCCCCGGTAGTAATTCACCGTATTCACCATCATTTAAGTACCTTAACCAACACCTCCTCCAAAACCAGTAGTCAAAAGCCTCAGCACCAATGATTGAAGCCAACCCACTCCTAATACCCCTCCTATCGTAGTACATGATCATGAAGTCGCTAAAAGACACACCATTAGCATTACTCAACTTAACCAACACATCATAACAACGCCTAGCAGTATCAACAAGAGTCATATCTAAATCCACTATAACTAACCTAATCCACCCCACACGCACTATTACCCAGTAAGGTAATAAAGCTAACCCAAGCTTGAGGCTAACCAATGGAGTCCCCTCCCTGGCTAATAGGGTAATTTTCCTTAATCAACACAAGCCACACATGCTCCACATCAAGACTCCTCGGCGTTGAGATGAATAACTGAACCGCATACACCCCCTTACCTAATTCCTGAGAATACCCAAATACCCTGAAGGAACCAAATTCAAGGCCTATATACCATAGTGTGAACTCGTACCTCACTCCATCGTAACTCATTACGTACGTGAACGGTAACCCACCGGTATACGTTACAGTGGTGTTCCTTGGTCTCAAGTAAATAGACACACCATCCATGGATGCGTTGCTTAGCTCGAAGTTGAAGCTGAAGCCGCAGTCACGGCACCACACTGATAGTATAATGTACCTGTAGGGTGTTCCATTAATCAGGAGTGTCGTTTCATTAAAAATGGTGGAGTTGAGTATTAGTGAACGGGCTAACCCTGGGTCAGACCCTAAGAAACCTACAGGAAGTGGTGAGCTTGCATTTTCGTAAGCCTCCTTGGCGTCAGTTAAGATCCTCCCCAAGTACAGAAAGGCAGCCGTGTAGTTTGACGGGTAACTTGACGGTAAACTCACCTTATACTTACCGTATCCACCAGCATGAATCCCCACGTGAACCAGCACCAATGCTAAAGCCGCAATTAGGGTTATTAGGAATAGAAACCTCCTCATTAGCTACTTAGCTAAACCCTACTTAATAAACACTAATCAGTAGAAAACCCAACCCAAGCCACCAGGAGGCCACCAGGCTGAATTTGCGCCCACCACCCGCACCATCGGGCGATTGGGAGTGGCAGGCTCCCCCCTCGGGAAAACCCTCGGGGGATACACCACCACCCCATCAACCCCGTCTTCTACGGGAGCCCTAACCACCCCCAACTGGGTAACCCCAGTCAGGAGCGGCGGCCGCCTATTTTAGGGGCGGGTTTCCCGCTTAGATGCCTTCAGCGGTTACCCCAAGCGGCGTGGCTGCCCGGCACTGCCCTGCCNNNNNNNNNNNNNNNNNNNNNNNNNNNNNNNNNNNNNNNNNNNNNNNNNNNNNNNNNNNNNNNNNNNNNNNNNNNAACCCATCTCACGTTCCCCTTTAATGGGCGGGCTTGGGGGGCGGGCTGGAGGAGACTAGACAAAAAAGAGGGGAGAACTTAACAGGGTGGAGAGGCTTCACCAGCTTGGCAAACAACACAGCATTGCTTCCCCTAGCTACAAGCTTGAAGAATCTTCCTCCGTAGTTCTTAACGCTGTATCTCACCCCCAGCGACGACAGCGTCACAGCCGCCGCGTTTACGACCCTCGAATCCGAATTTCCCAACTCCACAATGGGGTAGGGGCGTCTCTTCCTTCTATCGAAGTACAGAGTGCCGTCGCTGTCAAAAAGCCCCCTCACGAAGGAAACAGTCGGTAACTGAAGAAGCCGCTCAATAGCTTCACCAATAAGTTCGTAAAACTCCTTGCTATTCACCCTAACTCTGTAATAACTGCCATATGACCTCAGATGAGGATTAAAGCCGCAGATCCTCAGCATATCAGCCAAAATCACCGCATACTCTACATCTCGGTCGTATATCTCAACCACGTACTCCCTAGCCCTTTTATTATAGTACAATGTCCCATCGCCCTTAACAACACCGGCTAAGTACTCCAAATCGCACTCCATAAAAGGAGAAAGATAAGGGGTATTTAAACCCCCTCCTGCGCCCGCCTAGCCCCACCCTTGGGAGCTGCTGCACTCCCAGGATGGGAAAAGCCGACATCGATGTAGCAAACCGCGGGGTCGATAGGAGCTCTCGCCCGCGACGACTCTGTTATCCCCGGGGTAACTTTTCCGTCGTGCCCGGCCCCCACCAAG includes:
- a CDS encoding fucose isomerase; amino-acid sequence: MVSIPVVFLGSFEPEFLSKDDALKVLKGTYPSVEFKPYDVNNTNDALTLLKSETDASGFLVFNVRVVSQGVVRAILKSGKPILYIARTMEGSPNYLMDVADSIREGYPILSIATDDVLSRSVIDKVKYLIALSKIRGSRVLLVTGRNLINYMNWAFPNATEVSRAVAELQRRVGLTFIFMDLKEFIDKYYSRINDNDAEDWAEKWIKSASQFLDPSRADVVKAARLYLAMKAALRDTGANVMAFDCIMNVSTGLIDAWPCLGYMQLWYEDIIPVCEADVYSILPLLIGKYLFNRPGFVNDPGIDMVNNRFVYWHCYAPTNPHGSSKPEVPYIITDAHGGGKHASVHVKLPTNEPVTVMGFNPITGILSIHVAKAVDNIYWKQLCATKLVASGDANSVAERWVIDNGYHRVLIYGDFRMEVKEFAKLLGVKVIEEDKVA
- a CDS encoding helix-turn-helix domain-containing protein — protein: MSTLSSFSYLSFDYVHTTDWTISTADDNFIFHVLNAYVDTSRDSILEFAVLKVWGKHDLRHILKVLSRHRNIKGIASLKPLNDGYPKQLLVTLKGDAGDSTRYMAHVLGGIEVKAIYENGIEHWGFMFPNDESAKSFLTMVGKRGVIKKYRLENANMDNIMANALRNAALLLTPSEFKITKIAYSKGYFEVPRMIKLDDLAKELGLSKATIDEYIRGAVRKILEHVFADEA
- a CDS encoding APC family permease, with the protein product MVSNSSLFVRESTGLVKEAGFWDAVSINVANMSIGTALATIGFTLAALPTVLGVNLVYASLIAAIFALPQVVVYSTLIKYIPRVGGDYVWLGRALGPKLAWLTNGLVLGFVVQDLAYYALISFAAVFQLKSILPILGVNTTMQLTEEIITAVAFFALIVLVNILGTRHGIRLMTALTTASLMGLLVAIVILFITPKSQIVNAISSLLPPGYTYSKVSLSYAGPEFSMSNILMLLPFFAIYVYPWLNAGPAISAEIKGKSALYLNMPVAFLFALLTLTLGFEAMYYSLGFNFVTAALSNPNINGLVNGNVNFWTIAMVSAHNAVLSWLIGIASVTWYLSLLAYGAIVAVRYWFALAFDRVWPSFFTYLSPRFGSPVYAHLFDLGVSSALIVAVGLFYGTFTALYGATVGALLYFMAVGAAAVVVGVRNTIGISNAARVTLMIAGSLTIVVMTYLTYEFIMYPSIWGGNWLAYGVVAAAILLGIALYATSRYVNMKRYGIDISMAYTEIPPE
- a CDS encoding adenine deaminase, with the protein product MVDEKASVVSVFPKSIIMEYIGLMRELIETSRGLRKPSLIIRNVNIIDVAGGRVVEGMSIIVYSKFIVALVKSSRDEAYVGLDTRIINGHDMYAVPGFIDAHVHIESSFLAPVEFAKLALRHGTTLIVADPHDIANVGGVNYLIAFAKNAVNLPLKVLMQIPPCVPPTSLNVDNPGAVLKIEDLRQLINTGLFHSFGEFMDYSSVVNGDGDSLAKIKLALEHGMMIYGHLPSDEEDALNAYAVASPSSCHESINVSSALDKLLRGMWVMPRLGTAWRDAEVIVPELGRSSNGISRLILVTDDISVTDLVEKGYMDYVVKRIIEHGVDPINALRMVTINPATYLKLDNLIGVVAPGRVSDLVLLDNYEKVNVNTVVVDGEVIYHNGQMLLNNYKILSDLTLMEPPFNIPQIRNQSDLAIRVGENWESASVLAAGIQYGMTVTRKTTVKVPVVNGLITPDPSNDVSYVTVIDRYRGRGVGKGFIHGLGLKTGAIAQTIGRDTHNVLVLGVNLNDMLIALRELEDLRGGIVVVRNGEVKCKVSLRLGGLMSSEPYEKVYEEVKCIEGFLNAGGVTEPRMALFHISLIPVIVIPEIRVTPKGVVDVNESRVVNPVLSLR
- the nadC gene encoding carboxylating nicotinate-nucleotide diphosphorylase, with protein sequence MPQELAQLLLNLVKEDAPLGDVTTEAIIGDVEVKAVLMAKESGYACCILDLAEALKVLGLNANALKHDGEYFNPGESLMVLSGNARVILMIERSLLNVLSILLGVVKTTREIVEMVHRVNPRVKVAATRKTIPCLRPLIKKAVAVGGADTHRLSLSDAVLIKDNHIAIIGNVEEAVKMAKGKVTFMHKIEVEVSNAEDAVKAIKAGADAVLVDNVTPAQLKQIIGVLEALGLREKAIIEVSGGITPDNINEYAKANPDVISTSYITMKAKPVDISLEVISK